One part of the Leeia speluncae genome encodes these proteins:
- a CDS encoding BRO-N domain-containing protein encodes MKRSNNKRPEMRNAPLAATGEALNAKYPTKGNYEMNNTTALTFGNTTFDVVQRDGQQWLQSVDIANALGYKDDSSIRRIYDRNYDEFSPEMTQTVKLTVSNENKELQYKTVRIFSLRGAHLLSMFARTTVAKAFRKWVLDILDQYVNEGVAVNPNYRKAETRKALPNGLTIEQQEVVKAHHRTLVLAAPKDKQARLAIRLWSSVKSKFGVSYKEVPPDDFAEVISLMSREAVFGEYLPKETAELTVSISANDAHNLYCLLSIIEIVKPVHDEVYRALSILHSPLAGRMKSAYVEPYATAKVLHRVKLSCEPFYRKSVDIIPIL; translated from the coding sequence ATGAAGCGAAGCAACAACAAGCGGCCTGAAATGAGAAACGCCCCACTGGCGGCAACCGGTGAGGCGTTGAATGCAAAGTATCCGACTAAAGGAAACTATGAGATGAATAATACCACAGCACTAACTTTTGGCAACACAACTTTTGATGTAGTTCAGCGTGATGGTCAGCAGTGGTTGCAGTCTGTGGATATTGCCAATGCTCTTGGCTATAAGGATGATAGTTCAATTCGTCGCATTTACGACCGCAATTATGATGAGTTTTCTCCCGAGATGACCCAGACGGTCAAATTGACCGTCAGTAATGAAAACAAGGAGTTACAGTACAAAACTGTGCGAATTTTCTCTCTTCGCGGTGCTCACTTACTGTCTATGTTTGCCCGTACCACTGTTGCAAAAGCTTTCCGCAAGTGGGTCTTGGATATTCTGGATCAGTATGTAAATGAAGGTGTGGCAGTTAATCCGAACTACCGCAAGGCAGAAACCCGTAAAGCGTTACCGAACGGATTAACCATTGAGCAGCAAGAGGTGGTTAAGGCTCATCACCGCACATTGGTCCTAGCTGCACCAAAAGACAAGCAGGCACGGCTGGCGATTCGCTTGTGGTCATCTGTAAAAAGCAAGTTTGGTGTTAGTTATAAAGAAGTGCCGCCCGATGATTTCGCAGAAGTGATTAGCTTGATGAGTCGTGAGGCGGTGTTTGGTGAGTATTTGCCAAAAGAGACAGCCGAACTAACTGTCAGTATCTCTGCTAATGATGCGCACAACCTGTATTGCTTGCTGTCCATCATCGAAATAGTAAAGCCAGTTCATGACGAGGTTTATAGAGCTTTGAGCATATTGCACTCTCCCTTAGCTGGCAGGATGAAATCAGCATATGTAGAACCATATGCCACAGCTAAGGTCTTGCATCGGGTCAAGTTGAGTTGCGAGCCGTTTTATCGAAAGTCAGTTGACATCATACCCATCCTTTAG
- a CDS encoding phage major capsid protein → MSKLDNYLRERAEVHAKAQAIASATGEMTVEQQAEFQSLNARFGELTKLIQAEQAVEEMNAKMAQPVDRVAMGIGQAAPPVEAQASRSTVPATPRVPEVAGAKVARMAVALAAAGGNSHVAAKIAADRGYGDDVSMALSTTTPGAGGILIPQSLSSEVIEVLRPKAVVRRLGARTVPLVNGKMTIPRVQGGAVVGYVGADDEAAATGLDFGDLELSSKTLNALVPIGNDLLRVAGTNQSVDQIVIGDLTSAIAAREDKAFIRDNGTANLPKGLRSWVLPANTFVANAVVNLANIDADLNKAILRLENSDVALVSPGWVMSPTTYRFLDSLRDGNGNKVYPELEAGLLKGYPVGRTTQVPSNLGASSDESEVYFADFAEAYIGEDLGMTIDYSKDAAYKDSQGNMVSAFQKNQTLIRVMTKHDFGLRHAESVSVITGVKWH, encoded by the coding sequence ATGAGTAAGTTAGATAATTATCTCCGCGAGCGTGCAGAGGTTCATGCAAAAGCACAGGCAATTGCTAGTGCGACTGGTGAAATGACCGTTGAACAGCAGGCTGAATTTCAGTCGCTAAATGCGCGATTTGGTGAGTTAACCAAATTGATTCAGGCTGAGCAAGCGGTTGAGGAAATGAATGCAAAGATGGCTCAGCCGGTAGACCGTGTTGCTATGGGTATTGGTCAGGCAGCGCCTCCGGTAGAAGCGCAGGCAAGCCGTTCTACAGTACCAGCCACTCCGCGAGTGCCTGAGGTGGCGGGTGCTAAGGTTGCACGTATGGCAGTTGCATTGGCGGCGGCGGGAGGTAATAGTCATGTGGCGGCAAAAATCGCTGCGGATCGTGGCTACGGTGATGATGTGTCGATGGCGCTATCTACCACTACGCCGGGTGCAGGTGGTATTTTAATTCCTCAGTCATTATCGTCTGAAGTGATTGAGGTGTTGCGTCCAAAGGCGGTTGTGCGTCGCCTTGGTGCGCGTACCGTGCCGTTGGTGAATGGCAAAATGACTATTCCGCGCGTGCAAGGCGGTGCGGTTGTTGGTTATGTAGGCGCTGATGATGAGGCGGCTGCAACTGGCCTTGATTTCGGTGATCTGGAGTTGTCTAGCAAGACATTGAACGCACTGGTGCCTATTGGTAATGATCTGCTGCGCGTGGCGGGCACAAATCAGAGCGTTGATCAGATCGTGATTGGTGATTTGACTAGTGCAATCGCGGCGCGTGAAGACAAGGCGTTTATTCGTGACAACGGCACGGCCAACCTGCCAAAAGGTTTGCGTTCTTGGGTGCTGCCTGCCAATACCTTTGTTGCAAATGCCGTGGTAAACCTTGCCAACATTGATGCAGACTTGAATAAAGCTATTCTGCGTCTTGAGAATTCTGATGTGGCGCTGGTAAGTCCTGGCTGGGTGATGAGCCCAACCACTTACCGTTTCTTGGATTCTCTGCGCGATGGTAATGGTAATAAGGTTTACCCAGAGCTAGAGGCTGGCTTGCTGAAAGGCTATCCAGTGGGTCGCACCACTCAAGTGCCAAGTAATCTAGGTGCTAGCAGTGATGAGTCAGAGGTTTATTTTGCTGATTTCGCCGAAGCGTACATCGGCGAAGACTTGGGCATGACCATCGACTACTCGAAAGATGCTGCATACAAGGATAGCCAGGGCAATATGGTTTCGGCTTTCCAGAAAAATCAAACCTTGATCCGTGTAATGACTAAGCATGATTTCGGTTTGCGACATGCTGAATCAGTGTCAGTGATTACTGGTGTGAAGTGGCATTAA
- a CDS encoding S49 family peptidase, with translation MKHPRIAGMIFNMPQMVMPVVMDSVISWAKKELQINIVNAFPSASSESADMAASGFGQRSAASDAGNNGVAVIPVHGILVSRAGQLNPCEVMTSYDRIAEQFQAALNDVAVEHIVFDIDSPGGSVPGCFELAKMIYEARSIKPTTAIVNYMACSAGYLIASACGRIIVSQTSIAGSIGVIAKHADLSAALDQQGVKITTVYAGAHKNNLSPAEPISELALQWLNDMVQGSYADFTAAVALYRGMKVEDVVATEAQVYFGQAIIDKGLADKLEAPQDAINGVVDEVAAMRAKRADKSRTRMQMQADEMAMKMAM, from the coding sequence ATGAAGCATCCGAGAATCGCGGGCATGATTTTTAATATGCCGCAAATGGTCATGCCGGTCGTGATGGATTCGGTTATTAGCTGGGCTAAAAAAGAGCTACAAATCAATATTGTGAATGCGTTTCCGTCTGCAAGTAGTGAGTCCGCAGATATGGCCGCCAGTGGTTTCGGTCAGCGGTCGGCGGCTTCTGATGCTGGTAATAATGGTGTGGCGGTTATTCCCGTGCATGGGATTTTGGTTAGCCGGGCGGGGCAGCTGAATCCGTGTGAAGTCATGACTAGTTATGACCGAATTGCTGAGCAATTTCAGGCTGCTTTAAATGATGTGGCGGTTGAGCATATCGTTTTTGATATTGATAGCCCTGGTGGTTCTGTGCCGGGGTGCTTTGAGCTGGCAAAAATGATTTACGAAGCTAGAAGCATCAAGCCAACTACCGCAATTGTAAATTACATGGCTTGTTCTGCTGGGTATCTGATTGCATCTGCATGCGGTCGAATTATTGTGAGTCAAACATCAATTGCAGGGTCGATTGGTGTGATTGCTAAGCACGCTGACTTAAGTGCAGCGCTTGATCAACAGGGCGTAAAGATTACGACTGTTTACGCGGGGGCGCACAAAAATAACCTGTCTCCAGCAGAGCCAATTTCTGAGTTAGCACTGCAATGGCTGAATGACATGGTGCAAGGCAGTTATGCAGACTTTACTGCAGCAGTTGCCTTGTATCGCGGTATGAAAGTAGAGGATGTTGTAGCTACAGAAGCTCAGGTTTACTTCGGTCAGGCCATTATTGATAAGGGGCTGGCTGATAAGTTGGAGGCTCCGCAGGATGCGATTAACGGAGTAGTTGATGAGGTTGCTGCGATGCGTGCAAAGCGGGCTGATAAGAGTCGTACCCGGATGCAAATGCAAGCTGATGAAATGGCCATGAAAATGGCGATGTAG
- a CDS encoding phage head closure protein, which translates to MRAGRRRNRVSFERQQTGKSSIGEPIVQWVAFASAWVELVDLSGREVAEKIIEVAKITSRIMMRYRPDIDERCRVVYNGVIYNIVAAQDPDGRRRELILMCERVR; encoded by the coding sequence ATGCGAGCCGGAAGACGAAGAAACCGAGTAAGTTTTGAGCGACAACAAACCGGCAAAAGTAGTATTGGTGAGCCGATAGTACAATGGGTTGCATTTGCTTCTGCGTGGGTGGAGTTGGTTGATTTATCAGGGCGAGAGGTCGCTGAAAAAATCATTGAGGTGGCAAAGATTACTAGCCGAATCATGATGCGGTACCGGCCTGATATAGATGAGCGCTGCCGTGTTGTTTATAACGGTGTTATTTATAACATCGTCGCAGCTCAAGATCCTGATGGCCGCCGCCGCGAGTTGATTCTGATGTGTGAGAGGGTTCGATAA
- a CDS encoding terminase large subunit, with translation MRTEQGDSKGADRESRLGGNSGFCSDAAGLSGLVPAGYVKQPWDEYGFAVMAGEVLVCRYTRLAVKRHYDDLLAAGSKGLVWRPDLADHVIKFFGFCRHSKGAGFAGEPIRLEGWQKFWIAVCFGWYRIDGGRRFRTWYEEVARKNGKSTKLAGIGLYLFAMDKEPGAEVYTAATKLEQAKITHSEAEMMVRQSPQLRALISNQKNKLFIQGTSNKYVPLGADAQTSDGLNVHGAIVDELHAHPNRDLWDVLDTARGARKCSLMYAITTAGFNQGESICLEQRNYLISILEGHEVDDSFGGVIYTLDAEDDWRDERMWPKANPNFGISVFADDLRNACRKAIAIPAALANFLTKRLNLWTQSNETWLSLDHWDAGASQSFDENFLKGKRCYGGLDLASTTDLTAWVMIFPPQDGDPNWYVLPRFFVPEENIQLRARKDRVPYLAWRDQGFLIATPGAMVDQDMIRDQVIDDAAKFDIVEVGYDEWNAAKISVELTEAGLMMVKLPQNFGNLSTPTKKLEGLVLEKKIQHNGHPVLRWNAGNVTLLRDTNDNYRPNKKKSRERIDGVVATIMAINRAEMSVAPAQSVYEMGVGI, from the coding sequence ATGCGCACAGAACAAGGTGATAGCAAAGGGGCAGATCGTGAGTCCAGACTTGGCGGAAATTCTGGATTTTGTTCGGATGCGGCCGGATTGAGCGGGTTGGTTCCTGCTGGATATGTAAAGCAGCCATGGGATGAATATGGCTTTGCGGTGATGGCCGGTGAAGTGCTTGTTTGTCGTTATACGCGATTGGCCGTTAAGCGGCACTACGATGATTTGCTGGCAGCTGGGTCAAAGGGGTTGGTGTGGCGGCCTGATTTAGCCGATCACGTCATCAAGTTTTTCGGGTTTTGCCGGCATTCGAAGGGTGCGGGGTTTGCTGGTGAGCCGATCCGCTTGGAGGGTTGGCAAAAGTTTTGGATTGCGGTGTGTTTTGGCTGGTACCGCATTGACGGTGGACGCCGTTTTCGAACGTGGTATGAGGAAGTTGCCCGGAAGAATGGGAAATCTACCAAGCTAGCGGGTATAGGTCTTTATCTTTTTGCGATGGATAAAGAGCCGGGGGCCGAGGTTTACACAGCGGCTACCAAGCTTGAGCAGGCAAAGATTACCCATTCTGAAGCTGAAATGATGGTTAGACAGTCGCCCCAGCTTCGGGCGCTGATCAGTAACCAGAAAAACAAGCTATTCATCCAAGGGACATCAAACAAGTATGTGCCACTGGGGGCGGATGCACAGACAAGTGATGGTCTGAACGTTCATGGTGCGATTGTCGATGAACTCCATGCACACCCGAATCGGGATTTATGGGACGTTCTGGATACTGCTCGTGGTGCTCGTAAGTGTTCTCTGATGTATGCCATCACGACTGCTGGTTTCAATCAGGGTGAATCAATTTGTCTTGAACAGCGAAATTACTTGATCAGCATCCTTGAAGGGCATGAGGTAGATGATTCTTTTGGTGGGGTAATTTATACCCTTGATGCCGAGGACGATTGGCGAGACGAGCGGATGTGGCCTAAAGCCAATCCGAATTTTGGGATTTCAGTGTTTGCCGATGACTTGCGGAATGCATGTCGCAAGGCTATAGCCATTCCCGCTGCGCTAGCTAACTTCCTGACCAAGCGTCTGAATCTTTGGACTCAGTCAAACGAAACTTGGTTGTCTCTCGACCATTGGGACGCGGGTGCAAGCCAGTCGTTTGACGAAAATTTTCTCAAAGGTAAGCGGTGTTACGGTGGTCTTGATCTGGCGAGCACAACTGACTTAACTGCATGGGTGATGATTTTTCCTCCGCAGGACGGCGACCCGAATTGGTATGTGTTGCCGCGTTTTTTCGTGCCGGAAGAAAACATTCAGCTACGGGCAAGAAAAGACAGGGTGCCTTATCTTGCTTGGCGTGATCAGGGCTTTTTGATCGCTACACCTGGTGCAATGGTTGATCAGGACATGATTCGTGATCAGGTTATTGACGATGCAGCTAAGTTTGACATTGTTGAGGTCGGCTACGATGAGTGGAACGCGGCCAAGATATCGGTGGAACTCACCGAGGCTGGCTTAATGATGGTGAAGCTACCTCAAAACTTCGGGAATTTGTCTACGCCAACTAAAAAGCTAGAGGGGTTGGTGTTGGAGAAAAAGATTCAGCATAACGGCCATCCGGTGCTGCGCTGGAACGCCGGTAATGTGACGTTGCTTCGTGACACAAATGATAACTATCGACCAAACAAAAAGAAGTCGCGAGAGCGTATTGACGGTGTTGTGGCTACGATTATGGCGATTAATCGTGCTGAAATGTCGGTTGCGCCTGCTCAGTCTGTGTATGAAATGGGGGTTGGTATTTGA
- a CDS encoding HK97-gp10 family putative phage morphogenesis protein, with protein sequence MLKVSAESTRVFDTLKPLPEMALSKAALKRVGLAGGGVIKREAMQMAPRLTGRLSRSIIAWVPKSADGDVLVKVGPKIDRARVENRGILSKKLAGRRKGKKVIYVVPWYGRFLEFGTKYIQPRPFMVPAATASENATLTAMYDRAVEESVAVLGKL encoded by the coding sequence ATGCTCAAGGTTTCGGCTGAATCTACACGGGTTTTTGATACCTTAAAACCTTTGCCGGAAATGGCGCTGTCAAAAGCGGCATTAAAGCGTGTTGGCTTGGCGGGTGGCGGAGTGATTAAGCGTGAGGCCATGCAAATGGCACCACGTTTAACTGGTCGCTTGAGTCGATCTATTATTGCATGGGTGCCAAAATCTGCTGATGGTGATGTGCTTGTAAAGGTGGGGCCAAAGATTGATCGGGCAAGGGTCGAAAATCGCGGCATTTTGAGTAAGAAGCTGGCTGGTAGGCGTAAAGGTAAAAAAGTTATTTATGTTGTACCTTGGTATGGCCGGTTTCTTGAATTCGGTACCAAATATATTCAGCCAAGGCCTTTTATGGTGCCAGCTGCTACCGCGTCAGAAAATGCCACGTTGACCGCTATGTATGATCGAGCGGTTGAAGAATCTGTTGCCGTATTAGGTAAGTTATAA
- a CDS encoding Arc family DNA-binding protein, translating into MTREDPQFKLRVPQGLRDAIEKSAKLNKRSMNAEIIARVEQSFSTKQATGLDGDIHELMAALLEKLGPQYKLSISLIDEKDDWKKL; encoded by the coding sequence ATGACTCGCGAAGACCCTCAATTTAAACTACGCGTCCCCCAGGGGTTGCGGGATGCCATTGAAAAATCGGCAAAGCTCAACAAGCGCTCAATGAACGCCGAGATAATCGCTCGCGTTGAACAGTCGTTTTCAACAAAACAAGCTACAGGACTTGACGGCGACATTCATGAACTAATGGCCGCGCTACTTGAGAAGCTCGGACCACAGTACAAATTATCAATCAGCCTTATCGACGAAAAAGACGACTGGAAAAAACTTTAA
- a CDS encoding phage tail tube protein, producing MEKHYIGKGKVLASTVGARGFREFGNCSSLKFSFSEDKKTVADSTSTGGGNAASVTRIKDVTVEMDLRELSAENLALAIFGESSIYAAGNVASEVVLVVGLDCLHPLAHIGASTVVVTPSAGGAAYVAGTDYVVTGAGIKPLTGGAIASGDSLTVSYSYPKQAVIQALAASGKEISLLFDGMNEAASGSPVVVEVYRIKLSPTDSIDFIGDDFATLKLKGEVLKDTTIVQPGLSQFFKASQLV from the coding sequence ATGGAAAAGCATTATATCGGTAAGGGTAAAGTCCTTGCTTCTACTGTGGGCGCTCGCGGCTTTCGCGAATTCGGCAACTGCTCAAGTCTGAAGTTTAGTTTTTCTGAGGACAAAAAGACGGTTGCTGATTCAACTTCTACCGGTGGCGGTAACGCTGCTAGCGTGACCCGGATTAAAGATGTCACGGTAGAGATGGATTTGCGTGAACTGAGCGCAGAGAATCTTGCGCTGGCGATTTTTGGTGAAAGCTCTATTTATGCGGCCGGAAACGTGGCGTCGGAAGTGGTGCTTGTGGTGGGCTTGGATTGTCTGCATCCGCTTGCTCATATTGGCGCCTCCACTGTGGTGGTGACGCCATCCGCTGGCGGTGCTGCTTATGTGGCGGGTACGGATTATGTGGTAACTGGCGCAGGTATTAAGCCGTTGACCGGTGGTGCTATTGCAAGTGGCGATTCGCTAACCGTGTCGTACTCGTATCCGAAACAAGCGGTTATTCAGGCGCTGGCGGCGTCGGGTAAGGAAATTTCGTTGCTGTTCGACGGTATGAACGAAGCTGCCAGTGGTTCGCCTGTTGTGGTAGAGGTTTACCGCATTAAGTTGTCGCCAACCGACTCAATTGATTTTATTGGTGACGATTTCGCGACCCTAAAACTCAAGGGTGAGGTGTTGAAAGACACGACTATTGTGCAGCCTGGGTTAAGCCAGTTCTTTAAGGCCTCTCAGTTGGTGTGA
- a CDS encoding phage portal protein, translating into MFFRGMFSQPAASSGGWLSSVFGGASDAGVLVNADTAMGLTAVQACVTLLAESIGQLPVALYRRNDKDGRELVLDHPVARLLARPNAFQTSFEHIEQKQLSLGLRGNAYVFKQMGQDGYPESLTVLDPDRVQVLKGTDLMPYYRLIETGEVLPMRLIHHVRWSSANSYIGMSPIDLHKNALGLALAVDKHASKMFQNGTTLSGVIERPSDVAPIASRAVIDGILDDWAKRQGGLDNVGKTALLQEGMTFKALAMTNEDAQLILSRKMSVTEIARIFKVPPHMIGDLEKATFSNIEHQAIQFVIYCLLPWVKRHEQAMMRDFLLDSDADLYIECNVAGLLRGDLKTRYEAYAVGRQWGWLSVNDIRRLENMSPVKGGETYLQPLNMVDATKLPTGNTGPTKASVDEVEKILSNQYEVDK; encoded by the coding sequence GTGTTTTTTAGAGGCATGTTTAGCCAGCCAGCTGCATCTAGTGGTGGCTGGTTATCAAGCGTTTTTGGTGGGGCAAGTGACGCTGGTGTGCTTGTTAATGCGGATACGGCGATGGGGTTGACTGCCGTGCAGGCCTGCGTGACGTTGCTGGCCGAGTCGATCGGGCAATTGCCCGTAGCGCTGTATCGTAGAAATGACAAAGATGGCCGTGAATTAGTACTTGATCATCCGGTAGCTAGGTTGTTGGCACGACCAAATGCGTTTCAGACCAGCTTTGAGCATATCGAGCAAAAGCAGTTGTCGCTCGGTTTGCGCGGAAATGCGTATGTATTCAAGCAAATGGGGCAGGATGGGTATCCTGAAAGCCTTACGGTGCTTGATCCTGATCGTGTTCAGGTGCTGAAAGGCACTGATCTGATGCCGTATTATCGGCTGATAGAGACGGGTGAGGTCTTGCCAATGCGCTTGATTCACCATGTTCGGTGGTCTTCTGCAAACTCATATATCGGGATGTCGCCGATTGACCTGCATAAAAACGCACTTGGTTTGGCACTAGCCGTCGATAAGCACGCAAGCAAGATGTTTCAGAATGGTACGACCTTATCCGGGGTGATCGAGCGACCAAGCGATGTTGCACCAATTGCTAGTCGTGCGGTCATTGATGGCATTCTGGATGATTGGGCAAAGCGGCAAGGCGGTTTGGATAACGTAGGTAAGACAGCATTGCTGCAAGAGGGTATGACCTTCAAGGCACTGGCGATGACTAATGAAGATGCTCAGTTGATCTTGTCACGCAAGATGAGTGTGACCGAGATTGCCCGTATTTTCAAAGTTCCGCCACATATGATCGGTGATCTGGAAAAGGCGACCTTTAGCAATATTGAGCATCAAGCTATCCAGTTTGTTATTTACTGCTTACTGCCGTGGGTCAAACGGCATGAGCAGGCAATGATGCGTGATTTCCTACTGGATTCGGATGCTGATTTGTACATTGAGTGCAATGTTGCTGGTCTGCTTCGCGGTGATTTGAAAACTCGTTACGAGGCTTATGCCGTTGGTCGCCAGTGGGGGTGGTTGTCGGTGAATGATATTCGCCGATTGGAAAATATGTCGCCGGTAAAAGGTGGTGAAACCTATTTGCAACCGCTGAACATGGTTGATGCGACAAAGTTGCCTACGGGTAATACGGGACCGACAAAGGCCTCGGTTGATGAGGTTGAAAAAATTCTAAGTAATCAGTACGAGGTGGATAAATGA